A single Amphiura filiformis chromosome 19, Afil_fr2py, whole genome shotgun sequence DNA region contains:
- the LOC140141372 gene encoding uncharacterized protein isoform X1, with translation MDINPNASFSSPFSPNNLLQMSLQSESNSSLSSSTSSIPYSPPQHLRSERDQLAASVAQSLTAYNLTPSTSGEMTPSSSGRSTPSLISAEALSAVRHQMVAALQRIKQLEEQIKAIPVLSVKVNVLKEEKRLLMMQLKSKQHGTKTRSVAIGDGLIEDYDASSEAEFPSAENGHGVENGNGTHTPPMSAVSALHFHKVGKVKPDIYAKKAIVAPVPRHSVATRSVGVDANMPISPKKGRETKSIGVNVNISPPFKSGSHETKGGDIPRPAMSLSVHRAVQLKSPKIDQRTPAAEEGIHASTAETLQSAFTPPRLSPRRSVSSSACYAQTELSGLDLDAIMNGARTAKGLFKEQSTSMESLAPNYAVIGTNTDLIQTRIMGTNTVPPAPKKPKISTAINTDAVEFAVKSSKVETRDCGTLPIIFAGVSKGVSTEAVPIAHAATETFVQNQSVSTSTKVVMTKDQITEVDFELDNARTVDKEDKETSIEFVSCNASTITDGVGMLDKGVSHSPDMEHKGMMATFKMASTECATMTDVVETPIEVEPAIVAVNVGLTEAAPPPLFGSGPMSQPEMVSVATSYEPIEMVSIGTDYIPTEMVSVGTDYTPTKIVSVGIGSSTAELVCTGTDAVQTEMVSIGTDYIPTEMVSVGTEYVGTKLVSIGTGHPTIEMVSVQTDYEHAGMVSVATDYTPTDMVSVGTNSTPTEMVSIGITCGTSTEMVSVATSSMPIEMVSVETTYTPQAMISVGTICDSAAEMVSEETMYYPPEDFTKTLGVGTCSILDNFCDRCDNHECVSQGVGECTIWDRLCDHCDNLITTSIGVGSDLEVKSVATSVTPDFWSNTCGVGTCSVDDLLCDRCSNLDTQSLGVGDCTVLDRLCDRCDNLTTSSQGVSAKPDTVSVLTTANTMEEYAKTIGVGSGSIHDVLCDKCEHLKTRSLGVGDGTITDNSALNKRTIGTNHSISTRTVGLSSEILTSCKAVGESDINDTTCSACEVKQSRTVATEMAAVPQTADTCVGNEPQQMVSEGSGDCTVLDRVCDRCENIITRSVAVGSKDISRYTYSCGVQVSRKCITRASNTRAPRMSETATMTDSVELPNSTSIGVGYGDVSKYTSGFGAQVGHLSMDLATETTPSNVQETSSRTDLMKETAATTAAIPKTDDSDNTLEPLLATMKELQIVKTESVTLSTADVTQSSPSTSPRRSRPRSLSSPRQKRPISPPKKVRPINDRPKSAEIVELEMRRRHTDDEPLRPPAGGAIGGSVSDGVDRWSSNSASSTSPRSITPSTSRSASNSPRHQINISPKHVAIRNGAMEGGFENMHARLTGGSSPTEDDIDSLRRISRERNREKRNDYDSKRDSESTRGRGEVRQT, from the exons AGCATTTGAGGAGTGAACGGGATCAACTGGCTGCCTCGGTAGCACAAAGTTTAACTGCGTACAATTTGACACCTAGCACGAGCGGAGAGATGACACCATCGTCATCAGGAAGATCAACTCCGTCATTGATCAGTGCTGAAGCGCTGTCAGCAGTGCGCCATCAGATGGTGGCTGCTCTTCAACGAATTAAGCAGTTAGAAGAGCAGATTAAAGCTATCCCAGTACTGTCGGTTAAAGTTAACGTCTTAAAAGAGGAAAAACGTCTTTTGATGATGCAACTAAAATCCAAACAGCATGGAACGAAAACAAGGTCGGTAGCCATAGGAGATGGTCTCATTGAAGATTATGATGCATCATCAGAAGCGGAATTTCCTAGTGCAGAGAATGGACATGGGGTAGAAAATGGAAATGGTACACATACTCCACCAATGTCGGCTGTGAGTGCCTTACATTTTCACAAAGTTGGGAAAGTTAAACCAGACATTTATGCCAAGAAAGCCATCGTGGCCCCAGTGCCTAGGCACTCTGTTGCAACACGATCTGTAGGAGTGGATGCCAATATGCCAATTAGTCCAAAGAAAGGGAGAGAAACTAAATCAATTGGTGTCAATGTAAACATTTCTCCACCTTTTAAATCCGGTTCTCATGAAACAAAGGGAGGTGACATACCAAGGCCTGCCATGAGCCTCAGTGTCCATAGAGCTGTGCAGTTGAAATCGCCCAAAATAGATCAGAGGACACCTGCTGCAGAAGAAGGGATTCATGCCTCAACAGCAGAGACTCTGCAAAGTGCCTTCACCCCTCCTAGACTATCACCGAGAAGGTCAGTAAGTAGTTCAGCGTGTTATGCACAGACCGAGTTGTCAGGGTTGGATTTGGATGCTATCATGAATGGTGCAAGAACTGCTAAAGGACTTTTTAAGGAGCAGTCCACTTCCATGGAAAGTCTTGCTCCAAATTATGCAGTTATCGGCACTAATACGGACCTTATACAAACTCGAATCATGGGAACAAACACAGTACCCCCAGCGCCAAAGAAACCCAAAATCAGCACAGCCATTAATACAGATGCTGTAGAATTTGCGGTCAAATCTAGCAAAGTGGAAACTAGAGATTGTGGAACTTTACCAATAATTTTTGCAGGGGTTTCCAAAGGGGTGAGCACAGAAGCTGTACCAATTGCACATGCAGCCACAGAAACATTTGTTCAGAATCAAAGTGTTTCGACTAGTACCAAAGTTGTGATGACCAAGGATCAGATAACTGAAGTTGATTTTGAATTAGACAATGCAAGGACAGTTGATAAAGAGGATAAAGAGACAAGTATTGAATTTGTCTCCTGCAATGCTTCAACAATTACAGATGGAGTAGGCATGTTGGATAAAGGTGTTTCACATAGTCCAGATATGGAACACAAGGGTATGATGGCAACTTTCAAGATGGCCTCCACAGAATGTGCAACTATGACAGATGTTGTTGAAACCCCTATTGAAGTTGAACCTGCAATAGTAGCAGTAAACGTTGGTCTCACAGAGGCTGCTCCACCACCATTGTTTGGTAGTGGTCCAATGTCCCAACCAGAGATGGTGTCTGTGGCAACTAGTTATGAACCAATAGAAATGGTTTCTATTGGAACGGATTATATCCCAACAGAAATGGTTTCTGTTGGAACAGACTATACTCCTACTAAGATAGTATCTGTAGGAATTGGTTCCTCCACAGCAGAATTGGTGTGTACAGGGACAGATGCTGTGCAAACTGAGATGGTTTCAATTGGAACAGACTATATTCCCACAGAGATGGTATCTGTGGGAACGGAATATGTTGGTACAAAACTGGTTTCCATAGGAACAGGACATCCTACAATTGAAATGGTGTCTGTCCAAACAGATTATGAACATGCAGGTATGGTTTCCGTAGCAACCGATTACACACCTACAGATATGGTTTCTGTTGGAACCAATTCAACTCCAACTGAGATGGTGTCCATTGGAATAACTTGTGGTACCTCAACAGAAATGGTCTCCGTAGCAACCAGTTCCATGCCAATTGAAATGGTCTCCGTAGAAACTACTTACACTCCTCAAGCCATGATTTCAGTTGGAACAATTTGCGATAGTGCAGCAGAAATGGTGTCTGAAGAAACAATGTATTATCCACCGGAAGACTTTACAAAGACACTTGGTGTTGGAACTTGTAGCATTTTAGACAACTTTTGTGATCGTTGTGATAATCATGAGTGTGTATCACAAGGAGTAGGTGAATGTACTATTTGGGATAGACTTTGTGATCATTGTGATAATCTTATCACAACATCTATTGGTGTCGGTAGTGACCTGGAAGTGAAATCAGTAGCGACCTCTGTGACGCCAGATTTCTGGTCCAATACATGCGGTGTCGGTACTTGCTCAGTTGATGATTTACTGTGTGACAGATGCAGCAATTTGGACACACAATCTCTTGGAGTGGGAGATTGCACTGTTTTAGACAGACTGTGTGACCGATGTGATAATCTAACAACATCATCACAAGGTGTCAGTGCAAAACCTGACACAGTGTCTGTGTTAACCACTGCTAATACTATGGAGGAATATGCAAAAACTATTGGGGTTGGTTCAGGTTCTATTCACGATGTTTTATGCGATAAATGTGAACATCTCAAGACAAGGTCATTGGGTGTTGGTGATGGCACCATTACAGACAACTCTGCCTTAAACAAACGCACAATTGGCACAAATCACAGCATTTCAACAAGAACTGTTGGTTTGAGTAGTGAAATATTGACATCATGTAAAGCTGTTGGTGAAAGTGATATTAATGATACAACATGTAGCGCATGTGAAGTGAAACAAAGCAGGACAGTGGCCACAGAAATGGCTGCTGTACCACAAACAGCAGACACATGTGTCGGTAATGAACCCCAGCAAATGGTTTCAGAAGGTAGTGGAGATTGCACAGTCTTAGACAGGGTATGTGATCGCTGTGAGAACATAATTACTAGATCGGTTGCAGTGGGAAGTAAGGATATTTCACGGTACACATATTCCTGTGGTGTTCAGGTTAGCAGGAAATGTATCACACGAGCTTCAAATACACGAGCTCCTCGCATGTCAGAAACGGCAACAATGACAGACTCTGTTGAACTGCCAAATTCAACATCCATCGGTGTGGGATACGGTGATGTTTCAAAATATACCAGTGGATTCGGTGCGCAAGTCGGTCACTTGAGTATGGACCTTGCAACGGAAACCACCCCCAGCAACGTACAAGAAACGTCTAGTAGGACAGATCTAATGAAAGAAACTGCAGCTACCACTGCAGCAATCCCAAAGACAGACGATTCAGACAACACTCTGGAGCCACTCTTAGCTACCATGAAAGAACTACAGATTGTGAAAACAGAAAGTGTGACATTAAGCACTGCTGATGTGACTCAAAGTTCCCCCTCTACGTCACCTAGAAGAAGCAGACCAAGATCTCTGAGCTCACCGAGACAGAAACGACCAATCTCCCCACCAAAGAAGGTGAGACCAATCAATGATAGACCCAAGAGTGCAGAGATTGTTGAGCTTGAGATGAGAAGACGACATACAGATGATGAGCCTTTGAGGCCCCCAGCAGGTGGTGCTATTGGAGGGTCTGTGTCAGATGGTGTGGACAGGTGGTCTTCAAACTCTG CTAGTAGCACATCACCCAGAAGCATCACACCCAGTACAAGTCGTAGTGCATCCAACAGCCCCAGACATCAGATTAACATCAGCCCAAAGCATGTTGCTATCAGGAATGGTGCTATGGAAGGAGGCTTTGAAAACATGCATGCTAGACTAACAG
- the LOC140141372 gene encoding uncharacterized protein isoform X2 — MDINPNASFSSPFSPNNLLQMSLQSESNSSLSSSTSSIPYSPPQHLRSERDQLAASVAQSLTAYNLTPSTSGEMTPSSSGRSTPSLISAEALSAVRHQMVAALQRIKQLEEQIKAIPVLSVKVNVLKEEKRLLMMQLKSKQHGTKTRSVAIGDGLIEDYDASSEAEFPSAENGHGVENGNGTHTPPMSAVSALHFHKVGKVKPDIYAKKAIVAPVPRHSVATRSVGVDANMPISPKKGRETKSIGVNVNISPPFKSGSHETKGGDIPRPAMSLSVHRAVQLKSPKIDQRTPAAEEGIHASTAETLQSAFTPPRLSPRRSVSSSACYAQTELSGLDLDAIMNGARTAKGLFKEQSTSMESLAPNYAVIGTNTDLIQTRIMGTNTVPPAPKKPKISTAINTDAVEFAVKSSKVETRDCGTLPIIFAGVSKGVSTEAVPIAHAATETFVQNQSVSTSTKVVMTKDQITEVDFELDNARTVDKEDKETSIEFVSCNASTITDGVGMLDKGVSHSPDMEHKGMMATFKMASTECATMTDVVETPIEVEPAIVAVNVGLTEAAPPPLFGSGPMSQPEMVSVATSYEPIEMVSIGTDYIPTEMVSVGTDYTPTKIVSVGIGSSTAELVCTGTDAVQTEMVSIGTDYIPTEMVSVGTEYVGTKLVSIGTGHPTIEMVSVQTDYEHAGMVSVATDYTPTDMVSVGTNSTPTEMVSIGITCGTSTEMVSVATSSMPIEMVSVETTYTPQAMISVGTICDSAAEMVSEETMYYPPEDFTKTLGVGTCSILDNFCDRCDNHECVSQGVGECTIWDRLCDHCDNLITTSIGVGSDLEVKSVATSVTPDFWSNTCGVGTCSVDDLLCDRCSNLDTQSLGVGDCTVLDRLCDRCDNLTTSSQGVSAKPDTVSVLTTANTMEEYAKTIGVGSGSIHDVLCDKCEHLKTRSLGVGDGTITDNSALNKRTIGTNHSISTRTVGLSSEILTSCKAVGESDINDTTCSACEVKQSRTVATEMAAVPQTADTCVGNEPQQMVSEGSGDCTVLDRVCDRCENIITRSVAVGSKDISRYTYSCGVQVSRKCITRASNTRAPRMSETATMTDSVELPNSTSIGVGYGDVSKYTSGFGAQVGHLSMDLATETTPSNVQETSSRTDLMKETAATTAAIPKTDDSDNTLEPLLATMKELQIVKTESVTLSTADVTQSSPSTSPRRSRPRSLSSPRQKRPISPPKKVRPINDRPKSAEIVELEMRRRHTDDEPLRPPAGGAIGGSVSDGVDRWSSNSGGSSPTEDDIDSLRRISRERNREKRNDYDSKRDSESTRGRGEVRQT, encoded by the coding sequence AGCATTTGAGGAGTGAACGGGATCAACTGGCTGCCTCGGTAGCACAAAGTTTAACTGCGTACAATTTGACACCTAGCACGAGCGGAGAGATGACACCATCGTCATCAGGAAGATCAACTCCGTCATTGATCAGTGCTGAAGCGCTGTCAGCAGTGCGCCATCAGATGGTGGCTGCTCTTCAACGAATTAAGCAGTTAGAAGAGCAGATTAAAGCTATCCCAGTACTGTCGGTTAAAGTTAACGTCTTAAAAGAGGAAAAACGTCTTTTGATGATGCAACTAAAATCCAAACAGCATGGAACGAAAACAAGGTCGGTAGCCATAGGAGATGGTCTCATTGAAGATTATGATGCATCATCAGAAGCGGAATTTCCTAGTGCAGAGAATGGACATGGGGTAGAAAATGGAAATGGTACACATACTCCACCAATGTCGGCTGTGAGTGCCTTACATTTTCACAAAGTTGGGAAAGTTAAACCAGACATTTATGCCAAGAAAGCCATCGTGGCCCCAGTGCCTAGGCACTCTGTTGCAACACGATCTGTAGGAGTGGATGCCAATATGCCAATTAGTCCAAAGAAAGGGAGAGAAACTAAATCAATTGGTGTCAATGTAAACATTTCTCCACCTTTTAAATCCGGTTCTCATGAAACAAAGGGAGGTGACATACCAAGGCCTGCCATGAGCCTCAGTGTCCATAGAGCTGTGCAGTTGAAATCGCCCAAAATAGATCAGAGGACACCTGCTGCAGAAGAAGGGATTCATGCCTCAACAGCAGAGACTCTGCAAAGTGCCTTCACCCCTCCTAGACTATCACCGAGAAGGTCAGTAAGTAGTTCAGCGTGTTATGCACAGACCGAGTTGTCAGGGTTGGATTTGGATGCTATCATGAATGGTGCAAGAACTGCTAAAGGACTTTTTAAGGAGCAGTCCACTTCCATGGAAAGTCTTGCTCCAAATTATGCAGTTATCGGCACTAATACGGACCTTATACAAACTCGAATCATGGGAACAAACACAGTACCCCCAGCGCCAAAGAAACCCAAAATCAGCACAGCCATTAATACAGATGCTGTAGAATTTGCGGTCAAATCTAGCAAAGTGGAAACTAGAGATTGTGGAACTTTACCAATAATTTTTGCAGGGGTTTCCAAAGGGGTGAGCACAGAAGCTGTACCAATTGCACATGCAGCCACAGAAACATTTGTTCAGAATCAAAGTGTTTCGACTAGTACCAAAGTTGTGATGACCAAGGATCAGATAACTGAAGTTGATTTTGAATTAGACAATGCAAGGACAGTTGATAAAGAGGATAAAGAGACAAGTATTGAATTTGTCTCCTGCAATGCTTCAACAATTACAGATGGAGTAGGCATGTTGGATAAAGGTGTTTCACATAGTCCAGATATGGAACACAAGGGTATGATGGCAACTTTCAAGATGGCCTCCACAGAATGTGCAACTATGACAGATGTTGTTGAAACCCCTATTGAAGTTGAACCTGCAATAGTAGCAGTAAACGTTGGTCTCACAGAGGCTGCTCCACCACCATTGTTTGGTAGTGGTCCAATGTCCCAACCAGAGATGGTGTCTGTGGCAACTAGTTATGAACCAATAGAAATGGTTTCTATTGGAACGGATTATATCCCAACAGAAATGGTTTCTGTTGGAACAGACTATACTCCTACTAAGATAGTATCTGTAGGAATTGGTTCCTCCACAGCAGAATTGGTGTGTACAGGGACAGATGCTGTGCAAACTGAGATGGTTTCAATTGGAACAGACTATATTCCCACAGAGATGGTATCTGTGGGAACGGAATATGTTGGTACAAAACTGGTTTCCATAGGAACAGGACATCCTACAATTGAAATGGTGTCTGTCCAAACAGATTATGAACATGCAGGTATGGTTTCCGTAGCAACCGATTACACACCTACAGATATGGTTTCTGTTGGAACCAATTCAACTCCAACTGAGATGGTGTCCATTGGAATAACTTGTGGTACCTCAACAGAAATGGTCTCCGTAGCAACCAGTTCCATGCCAATTGAAATGGTCTCCGTAGAAACTACTTACACTCCTCAAGCCATGATTTCAGTTGGAACAATTTGCGATAGTGCAGCAGAAATGGTGTCTGAAGAAACAATGTATTATCCACCGGAAGACTTTACAAAGACACTTGGTGTTGGAACTTGTAGCATTTTAGACAACTTTTGTGATCGTTGTGATAATCATGAGTGTGTATCACAAGGAGTAGGTGAATGTACTATTTGGGATAGACTTTGTGATCATTGTGATAATCTTATCACAACATCTATTGGTGTCGGTAGTGACCTGGAAGTGAAATCAGTAGCGACCTCTGTGACGCCAGATTTCTGGTCCAATACATGCGGTGTCGGTACTTGCTCAGTTGATGATTTACTGTGTGACAGATGCAGCAATTTGGACACACAATCTCTTGGAGTGGGAGATTGCACTGTTTTAGACAGACTGTGTGACCGATGTGATAATCTAACAACATCATCACAAGGTGTCAGTGCAAAACCTGACACAGTGTCTGTGTTAACCACTGCTAATACTATGGAGGAATATGCAAAAACTATTGGGGTTGGTTCAGGTTCTATTCACGATGTTTTATGCGATAAATGTGAACATCTCAAGACAAGGTCATTGGGTGTTGGTGATGGCACCATTACAGACAACTCTGCCTTAAACAAACGCACAATTGGCACAAATCACAGCATTTCAACAAGAACTGTTGGTTTGAGTAGTGAAATATTGACATCATGTAAAGCTGTTGGTGAAAGTGATATTAATGATACAACATGTAGCGCATGTGAAGTGAAACAAAGCAGGACAGTGGCCACAGAAATGGCTGCTGTACCACAAACAGCAGACACATGTGTCGGTAATGAACCCCAGCAAATGGTTTCAGAAGGTAGTGGAGATTGCACAGTCTTAGACAGGGTATGTGATCGCTGTGAGAACATAATTACTAGATCGGTTGCAGTGGGAAGTAAGGATATTTCACGGTACACATATTCCTGTGGTGTTCAGGTTAGCAGGAAATGTATCACACGAGCTTCAAATACACGAGCTCCTCGCATGTCAGAAACGGCAACAATGACAGACTCTGTTGAACTGCCAAATTCAACATCCATCGGTGTGGGATACGGTGATGTTTCAAAATATACCAGTGGATTCGGTGCGCAAGTCGGTCACTTGAGTATGGACCTTGCAACGGAAACCACCCCCAGCAACGTACAAGAAACGTCTAGTAGGACAGATCTAATGAAAGAAACTGCAGCTACCACTGCAGCAATCCCAAAGACAGACGATTCAGACAACACTCTGGAGCCACTCTTAGCTACCATGAAAGAACTACAGATTGTGAAAACAGAAAGTGTGACATTAAGCACTGCTGATGTGACTCAAAGTTCCCCCTCTACGTCACCTAGAAGAAGCAGACCAAGATCTCTGAGCTCACCGAGACAGAAACGACCAATCTCCCCACCAAAGAAGGTGAGACCAATCAATGATAGACCCAAGAGTGCAGAGATTGTTGAGCTTGAGATGAGAAGACGACATACAGATGATGAGCCTTTGAGGCCCCCAGCAGGTGGTGCTATTGGAGGGTCTGTGTCAGATGGTGTGGACAGGTGGTCTTCAAACTCTG